The region GAGCGGCTTGAGCCGGATGGCGTTGAGGATGATCTGCACGGTGGCCACCCCCGGCCGCGCGATCGCGGTCAGCGCCTCGGCGACCGTCTCCACGCTGACGCCGTACGCGGCGATCCGGCCCTCGGCCACCAGCGTGTCGAGCCCGTCGAAGACCTCGTCGGTGTCGAAGACCGTGCTCGGCGGGCAGTGCAACTGCACCAGGTCCAGCGTGTCGACGCCCAGGTTCTCCCGGGAGCGGTCGGTCCAGGCGCGGAAGTTGTCCAGGGTGTAGACGTCGGGGGTCTGCTGCACCCTGCGGCCCATCTTGGTGGCCACCGTAAGGCCGGGCCGTTCTTTGATCAGCTTTCCGATGATCTTCTCACTGCGGCCGTCGCCGTACACGTCGGCCGTGTCGATGAAGGTGGTCCCGGACTCGACCGCGGCGCCGAGCGTGGCCAGTGCGTCGGCCTCGCTCACCTCGCCCCAGTCGGCTCCGAGCTGCCAGGCGCCCAGCCCGACCACGCCCACCTGCCTGCCTGTCCTGCCCAAAACGCGCTGCTCCATGACGTCAGATCGTAGCGGGGCAGCTCAGGGAGCAGGCGGCATGGCCTGGAGGTGGCGTGCGAACCAGTCGCGGGCGAGCCGCGCGACCGTCTCCAGTGCGCCGG is a window of Microbispora sp. NBC_01189 DNA encoding:
- a CDS encoding aldo/keto reductase, whose product is MEQRVLGRTGRQVGVVGLGAWQLGADWGEVSEADALATLGAAVESGTTFIDTADVYGDGRSEKIIGKLIKERPGLTVATKMGRRVQQTPDVYTLDNFRAWTDRSRENLGVDTLDLVQLHCPPSTVFDTDEVFDGLDTLVAEGRIAAYGVSVETVAEALTAIARPGVATVQIILNAIRLKPLEDVLPAAEKAGVGIIARVPLASGLLSGKYGPQTVFAENDHRNFNRQGAAFDVGETFSGVEYGVGLQAVDRLRGLVPEGMTLAQFALRWIIDQPGVSVVIPGARNPQQAQANAAAAQFPPLTAEAQDEVRSIYDDLIRPQVHHRW